In one window of Streptomyces sp. FXJ1.172 DNA:
- a CDS encoding bifunctional cobalt-precorrin-7 (C(5))-methyltransferase/cobalt-precorrin-6B (C(15))-methyltransferase codes for MITVVGAGTGAPVPEAVAQGAALVVGGRRHLDAVRLPSGAERVVLGPLAPALDTIAEYVGKELPVLVLASGDPGFFGIVRALAERFGAGRLDVRPGVSSVATAFARIGLPWDDAVVVSAHGRDLRTAVNVCRAHPKVAVLTGPGAGPAELGAALGGDRVLVVASALGDRVRERVERVTPAEAAARDWGTAVSVVLCLDEARALGGPRTVAGVPRGRAQWALEEGEFAHRDSMITKFEVRALALARLGPRPGDLVWDVGAGSGSVAVECARLGAAVVAVEKAADGVERIRANARAHGVDVAVVHGSAPAALAGLDDPDAVFVGGGGRELTDIIGACARRARRSVVVAMAALDRVPAAREALTAAGFGCDGVLLQSSRLAPLPGEVTRLAATNPVFLLWGVRTQAFSKGVDE; via the coding sequence TTGATCACGGTCGTCGGTGCGGGGACGGGTGCGCCGGTCCCCGAGGCCGTCGCGCAGGGGGCCGCGCTCGTCGTCGGCGGGCGGCGGCACCTGGACGCCGTACGCCTGCCCAGCGGCGCCGAGCGGGTCGTCCTCGGGCCGCTGGCGCCCGCCCTGGACACCATCGCCGAGTACGTCGGCAAGGAGCTGCCGGTGCTCGTGCTGGCCTCCGGGGATCCCGGCTTCTTCGGGATCGTGCGGGCGCTGGCCGAGCGGTTCGGGGCCGGGCGGCTGGATGTGCGGCCGGGTGTGTCCTCCGTGGCGACGGCGTTCGCGCGGATCGGGCTGCCCTGGGACGACGCGGTCGTGGTCAGCGCGCACGGCCGTGACCTGCGCACGGCCGTGAACGTCTGCCGGGCGCACCCGAAGGTGGCCGTCCTGACCGGGCCCGGTGCCGGGCCCGCGGAGCTGGGCGCCGCGCTGGGCGGGGACCGGGTGCTGGTCGTGGCGAGCGCGCTCGGGGATCGAGTGCGGGAGCGCGTGGAGCGGGTGACGCCCGCCGAGGCGGCGGCCCGGGACTGGGGTACGGCGGTGAGCGTGGTGCTGTGCCTGGACGAGGCAAGGGCGCTCGGCGGGCCGCGCACGGTCGCCGGTGTGCCGCGGGGCCGTGCGCAATGGGCGCTGGAGGAGGGCGAGTTCGCGCACCGGGACTCGATGATCACCAAGTTCGAGGTGCGCGCGCTGGCGCTGGCCCGGCTCGGGCCGCGCCCCGGTGACCTGGTGTGGGACGTCGGCGCCGGCTCGGGCTCGGTGGCGGTGGAGTGTGCGCGGCTCGGCGCGGCCGTCGTCGCCGTGGAGAAGGCGGCGGACGGCGTGGAGCGGATCCGGGCCAACGCCCGCGCCCACGGCGTCGACGTGGCCGTGGTGCACGGCTCGGCGCCGGCGGCGCTGGCCGGGCTCGACGATCCCGACGCGGTGTTCGTCGGCGGTGGCGGCCGGGAGCTGACGGACATCATCGGCGCGTGTGCGCGGCGGGCGCGGCGCAGCGTCGTCGTCGCCATGGCCGCGCTGGACCGGGTGCCGGCGGCGCGCGAGGCGCTCACGGCCGCCGGGTTCGGCTGCGACGGAGTGCTGTTGCAGTCCTCGCGGCTGGCGCCGTTGCCGGGCGAGGTGACCCGGCTCGCGGCGACCAATCCTGTGTTTCTGCTCTGGGGCGTTCGAACCCAGGCATTCAGTAAGGGAGTTGACGAGTGA
- the cobM gene encoding precorrin-4 C(11)-methyltransferase, with product MADATAGARGDAPTGKVTFVGAGPGAADLLTFRAARAIADADVVIWAASLVQAEVLEHAREEAEVLDSAAMSLEDVVAVYQRAHAEGLKVARIHSGDPALWGGTQEQLDRCAQIGIATEVVPGVSSFSAVAALAQRELTIPEVAQSVVLTRLGGGKTPMPPGEEVREFARHGTTMAIFLSAARSGQLVRELLEGGYPTDTPVVIAYQATWPEELVVKCTIGTLEETVKEHKLWKHTLFLVGPALDAHGTRSHLYHPGHFHGYRKADPQARRALREQRAKS from the coding sequence ATGGCCGATGCCACTGCCGGCGCCAGGGGTGACGCCCCCACCGGCAAGGTGACGTTCGTCGGTGCCGGCCCCGGCGCCGCCGATCTGTTGACGTTCCGCGCCGCGCGCGCGATCGCGGACGCCGACGTGGTGATCTGGGCGGCGAGCCTGGTCCAGGCGGAGGTCCTCGAGCACGCGCGCGAGGAGGCCGAGGTCCTGGACTCGGCGGCCATGTCCCTGGAGGACGTCGTCGCCGTCTACCAGCGCGCGCACGCCGAGGGCCTGAAGGTGGCCCGGATCCACTCCGGCGACCCGGCGCTGTGGGGCGGCACGCAGGAGCAGCTGGACCGGTGCGCGCAGATCGGGATCGCGACCGAGGTCGTCCCCGGTGTGTCGTCGTTCTCCGCCGTGGCCGCGCTCGCCCAGCGTGAGCTGACCATTCCCGAGGTGGCGCAGTCGGTCGTCCTCACCCGGCTGGGCGGTGGCAAGACGCCGATGCCGCCCGGCGAGGAGGTGCGCGAGTTCGCCCGGCACGGTACGACGATGGCGATCTTCCTCTCCGCCGCCCGCAGCGGCCAGCTGGTGCGCGAGCTGCTGGAGGGCGGCTACCCGACGGACACCCCGGTGGTCATCGCCTACCAGGCGACCTGGCCGGAGGAGCTGGTCGTGAAGTGCACGATCGGCACGCTGGAGGAGACGGTCAAGGAGCACAAGCTCTGGAAGCACACGCTCTTCCTGGTCGGCCCGGCGCTGGACGCGCACGGCACCCGCTCGCACCTCTACCACCCGGGGCACTTCCACGGCTACCGCAAGGCCGATCCTCAGGCCCGGCGGGCCCTGCGCGAGCAGAGGGCGAAGAGTTGA
- a CDS encoding ZIP family metal transporter yields the protein MAVFVALGAFLMTLAGGWTAQRVTDRRHLVLGLAGGLMLGVVGLDLLPEALHAADREIFGVPAALLLFVAGFLLAHLVERTLAARQAAHGGDEGQGHRAPEVGLAAAGAMVGHSAMDGVAIGAAFQVGGGMGAAVALAVIAHDFADGFNTFTITSLYGNARRRAVAMLVADACAPLLGALSTAFVHIPEPVLGGYLGLFGGVLLYLAAAEILPEAHHEHPARSTLLCTVAGAAFIWLVVGISGG from the coding sequence ATGGCGGTCTTCGTCGCGCTCGGCGCGTTCCTGATGACGCTGGCCGGCGGCTGGACGGCACAGCGCGTGACCGACCGTCGGCACCTGGTCCTGGGCCTGGCCGGCGGTCTGATGCTGGGCGTGGTCGGCCTGGACCTGCTGCCGGAGGCGCTGCACGCCGCCGACCGCGAGATCTTCGGCGTACCCGCCGCCCTGCTGCTGTTCGTGGCCGGCTTTCTGCTGGCCCATCTGGTGGAACGCACGCTGGCCGCACGCCAGGCCGCCCACGGCGGCGACGAGGGTCAGGGCCACCGGGCGCCCGAGGTGGGCTTGGCGGCGGCCGGCGCGATGGTGGGGCACAGCGCCATGGACGGCGTCGCGATCGGCGCGGCCTTCCAGGTGGGCGGCGGCATGGGTGCCGCCGTCGCGCTCGCCGTGATCGCCCATGACTTCGCCGACGGCTTCAACACCTTCACGATCACGAGCCTGTACGGAAACGCCCGCCGCCGGGCCGTGGCGATGCTGGTGGCCGACGCCTGCGCACCGCTGCTGGGCGCGCTGTCGACGGCCTTCGTCCACATCCCCGAACCGGTGCTCGGCGGCTACCTGGGCCTCTTCGGCGGCGTACTGCTCTACCTCGCCGCCGCCGAGATCCTGCCCGAGGCCCACCACGAGCACCCCGCACGCTCCACCCTGCTGTGCACGGTGGCCGGCGCGGCCTTCATCTGGCTGGTGGTCGGCATCTCCGGCGGCTGA
- the cobI gene encoding precorrin-2 C(20)-methyltransferase has product MSSRLIGIGVGPGDPELVTVKGVNALRGADVVVVPVMAASDGKDGGEPGRAEATVLHYVPEEKVVRVVFALNERTDRARREAAWDAAGDRVAELLRRHRSVAFATIGDPNVYSTFTYLAQTIMELVPGVVVETVPGITAMQDLAARSGAVLTEGTEPLTLVPVTAGSAVLKDALAGPGTVVAYKFGRQAAEVAEALAQTGRLGDAVWGSALGLPEESVRPAAELDGAPLPYLSTLIAPPRRDGGRGGKL; this is encoded by the coding sequence ATGAGCAGCAGGCTGATCGGAATCGGGGTCGGCCCCGGCGATCCGGAACTGGTGACCGTCAAGGGGGTCAACGCACTGCGCGGCGCCGACGTCGTCGTCGTACCGGTGATGGCTGCGTCCGACGGAAAGGACGGCGGTGAGCCGGGACGGGCCGAGGCGACCGTGCTGCACTACGTGCCCGAGGAGAAGGTCGTCCGCGTGGTGTTCGCGCTGAACGAGCGGACCGACCGGGCGCGCAGGGAGGCGGCCTGGGACGCGGCGGGCGACCGCGTCGCCGAGCTGCTGAGGCGGCACCGGTCCGTCGCCTTCGCCACCATCGGCGATCCCAATGTGTACTCGACGTTCACGTATCTCGCGCAGACCATCATGGAGCTGGTGCCGGGCGTCGTCGTGGAGACCGTGCCCGGGATCACCGCGATGCAGGATCTCGCGGCGCGCTCCGGTGCCGTGCTGACCGAGGGCACCGAGCCGCTGACGCTGGTGCCGGTGACGGCGGGTTCGGCGGTGCTCAAGGACGCGCTGGCCGGGCCGGGGACCGTGGTCGCGTACAAGTTCGGGCGGCAGGCCGCCGAGGTCGCCGAGGCACTCGCGCAGACCGGGCGGCTCGGGGACGCCGTGTGGGGGTCGGCGCTGGGCCTGCCGGAGGAGTCCGTGCGGCCGGCCGCCGAGCTGGACGGGGCGCCGTTGCCGTATCTGTCGACGCTGATCGCGCCACCGCGCCGCGACGGCGGGCGGGGCGGGAAGCTGTGA
- a CDS encoding cobyrinate a,c-diamide synthase codes for MSSVPRLVIAAPSSGSGKTTVATGLMAAFAARGLVVSPHKVGPDYIDPGYHTLATGRAGRNLDAYLCGPELVAPLFLHGARGCDLAVVEGVMGLYDGAAGEGELASTAHVAKLLRAPVVLVVDASSQSRSVAALVHGFASWDPEVRVGGVILNKVGSGRHEELLREALDSAGVPVLGVLRRSPQVDTPSRHLGLVPVAERRSDAADAVAAMAAQVGQGCDLEALWALARGAGALTCAPWEPPVSTTDRRQVVAVAGGPAFTFSYAEHTELLAAAGAEVAAFDPLRDEQLPEGTSGLVIGGGFPEVYAAELSGNEPLRKAVAELALSGAPVAAECAGLLYLCRELDGQPMCGVLDATARMTGRLTLGYRDAVAVGDSVLAVAGTRMRGHEFHRTVVEPGAGAAPAWGVRAPVRRVEGFVQQGVHASYLHTHWASRPGVARRFVERCRTS; via the coding sequence ATGTCGTCGGTGCCACGGCTGGTCATCGCCGCGCCCTCGTCGGGCAGCGGCAAGACCACCGTGGCCACGGGGCTGATGGCCGCGTTCGCCGCGCGGGGGCTCGTCGTGTCCCCGCACAAGGTCGGGCCGGACTACATCGACCCCGGGTACCACACGCTCGCGACCGGGCGGGCGGGGCGCAACCTCGACGCGTACCTGTGCGGGCCGGAGCTGGTCGCTCCGCTGTTCCTGCACGGGGCGCGCGGCTGCGACCTGGCCGTGGTCGAGGGGGTGATGGGCCTGTACGACGGGGCGGCGGGGGAAGGCGAGCTGGCCTCCACCGCCCATGTCGCCAAGCTCCTGCGGGCGCCGGTGGTGCTGGTGGTCGACGCGTCGTCGCAGTCGCGGTCGGTGGCCGCGCTGGTGCACGGCTTCGCCTCCTGGGATCCCGAGGTGCGGGTCGGGGGCGTGATCCTGAACAAGGTCGGCTCCGGTCGGCACGAGGAACTGCTGCGGGAGGCGCTGGATTCGGCCGGGGTGCCGGTCCTGGGAGTGCTGCGCAGGTCCCCGCAGGTGGACACGCCCTCGCGGCATCTCGGACTCGTGCCGGTCGCCGAACGGCGCAGCGACGCCGCGGACGCGGTGGCGGCCATGGCCGCGCAGGTCGGGCAGGGCTGTGATCTGGAAGCCCTGTGGGCACTGGCGCGCGGCGCCGGCGCGTTGACCTGCGCCCCCTGGGAACCGCCCGTCAGCACGACAGACCGGCGTCAGGTGGTGGCCGTGGCCGGTGGTCCCGCCTTCACCTTCTCCTACGCCGAGCACACCGAGCTGCTCGCCGCCGCCGGCGCCGAGGTCGCCGCCTTCGATCCGCTCCGCGACGAGCAACTGCCCGAGGGAACCTCCGGGTTGGTGATCGGCGGCGGCTTCCCCGAGGTGTACGCCGCCGAGCTGTCCGGCAACGAGCCGCTGCGCAAGGCCGTCGCCGAACTCGCGCTCTCCGGCGCGCCCGTGGCCGCCGAGTGCGCCGGGCTGCTCTATCTCTGCCGGGAGTTGGACGGGCAGCCCATGTGCGGGGTGCTGGATGCCACCGCCCGGATGACCGGGCGGCTCACCCTCGGCTACCGGGACGCCGTTGCCGTCGGGGACAGTGTGCTGGCCGTCGCCGGGACTCGGATGCGGGGCCACGAGTTCCATCGCACGGTCGTCGAGCCCGGCGCCGGCGCCGCTCCCGCCTGGGGTGTGCGCGCACCGGTGCGGCGGGTGGAAGGTTTCGTACAGCAGGGCGTGCACGCGAGTTATCTGCACACGCACTGGGCGTCCCGGCCCGGTGTCGCCCGTCGGTTCGTGGAGAGGTGCCGGACGTCATGA
- the cobO gene encoding cob(I)yrinic acid a,c-diamide adenosyltransferase: MPQGQPSVVPDDGLTTRQRRNRPLVVVHTGVGKGKSTAAFGLALRAWNQGWPIGVFQFVKSAKWKVGEENALRVLGASGEGGTVDWHKMGEGWSWVQRDAQMDNEEKAREGWEQVKRDLAAETYRLYVLDEFAYPMHWGWIDTDEVIEVLRGRPGTQHVVITGRNAPEKLVDFADLVTDMSKVKHPMDVGQKGQKGIEW; the protein is encoded by the coding sequence ATGCCGCAGGGACAGCCGAGTGTCGTACCCGATGACGGGCTGACGACGCGTCAGCGCCGGAACCGTCCGCTGGTCGTCGTCCACACGGGCGTCGGCAAGGGCAAGTCCACCGCCGCGTTCGGGCTCGCGCTGCGCGCCTGGAACCAGGGGTGGCCCATCGGGGTGTTCCAGTTCGTCAAGTCGGCGAAGTGGAAGGTCGGCGAGGAGAACGCGCTGCGTGTGCTCGGCGCCAGTGGCGAGGGCGGCACCGTCGACTGGCACAAGATGGGCGAGGGCTGGTCGTGGGTCCAGCGGGACGCCCAGATGGACAACGAGGAGAAGGCCCGGGAGGGCTGGGAGCAGGTCAAGCGGGACCTGGCGGCCGAGACGTACCGGCTGTACGTACTGGACGAGTTCGCCTACCCGATGCACTGGGGCTGGATCGACACCGACGAGGTGATCGAGGTGCTGCGCGGCCGGCCGGGCACCCAGCACGTGGTGATCACCGGGCGGAACGCGCCGGAGAAGCTGGTGGACTTCGCGGATCTGGTGACCGACATGTCCAAGGTCAAGCACCCCATGGACGTGGGGCAGAAGGGCCAGAAGGGCATCGAGTGGTGA
- a CDS encoding putative cobaltochelatase — MTTPFPFTAVVGQDDLRLALLLNAVSPAVGGVLVRGEKGTAKSTAVRALSALLPEVAVVSGCRFSCDPAAPDPSCPDGPHEPGAGTQRPSRMVELPVGASEDRLVGALDIERALAEGVKAFEPGLLADAHRGILYVDEVNLLHDHLVDLLLDAAAMGASYVEREGVSVRHAARFLLVGTMNPEEGELRPQLLDRFGLTVEVAASREPDQRVEVVRRRLAYDDDPTAFAARWADEEAAVRQRIVAARELLPQVRLGDGALRQIAATCAAFEVDGMRADIVMARTATALAAWAGRTDVLAEDVRQAALLALPHRRRRNPFDAPGLDEDKLDETLEQNSGEGDDDPDPDGPGGGGGQPAPDSGPQGDGGSAAQPEAGEGGQPQASGAGEQSAARAAEPFRTKVLSVPGIGEGAAGRRSRARTEHGRTTGSRRPRGALTKLHLAATVQAAAPHQRARGRSGPGLVIRRDDLRQATREGREGNLVLFVVDASGSMAARQRMSAVKGAVLSLLLDAYQRRDKVGLVTFRGSGADVALPPTSSVDAAAVRLESLPTGGRTPLAAGLLKAHEVLRVERLRDPARRALVVVVTDGRATGGPEPVALAGRAARLFAAEGVASVVVDCESGPVRLGLAGRLAGELGGTAVTLDELRADSIAGLVRDVQGSKGTSRRVA, encoded by the coding sequence GTGACGACTCCCTTTCCTTTCACGGCCGTTGTCGGCCAGGACGATCTGCGGCTCGCCCTGCTGCTGAACGCGGTCAGTCCCGCCGTCGGCGGTGTGCTGGTGCGCGGCGAGAAGGGCACCGCCAAGTCGACGGCCGTACGGGCCCTTTCGGCGCTGCTGCCGGAGGTGGCCGTCGTCTCCGGGTGCCGGTTCTCCTGTGACCCGGCGGCACCGGACCCGTCCTGCCCGGACGGACCGCACGAGCCGGGGGCCGGCACTCAGCGGCCCTCGCGCATGGTCGAACTCCCCGTCGGCGCCTCCGAGGACCGGCTGGTCGGCGCGCTCGACATCGAGCGGGCACTCGCCGAGGGCGTGAAGGCCTTCGAGCCGGGCCTGCTGGCCGACGCCCACCGGGGCATCCTCTACGTCGACGAGGTGAACCTCCTCCACGACCACCTGGTCGACCTGCTGCTGGACGCGGCGGCGATGGGCGCCTCGTACGTGGAGCGCGAAGGTGTCTCGGTGCGGCATGCGGCGCGCTTCCTGCTCGTCGGCACCATGAACCCCGAAGAGGGCGAGCTGCGGCCGCAGTTGCTGGACCGGTTCGGGCTCACGGTGGAGGTGGCCGCCTCCCGCGAGCCCGACCAGCGGGTGGAGGTCGTACGGCGGCGGCTCGCGTACGACGACGATCCCACCGCCTTCGCCGCCCGCTGGGCGGACGAGGAGGCCGCCGTACGGCAGCGGATCGTGGCCGCGCGGGAGTTGCTGCCTCAGGTGCGGCTGGGCGACGGTGCGCTGCGGCAGATCGCGGCGACCTGTGCGGCCTTCGAGGTGGACGGCATGCGGGCCGACATCGTGATGGCGCGTACGGCGACCGCGCTGGCCGCCTGGGCCGGGCGCACGGACGTGCTCGCCGAGGACGTACGGCAGGCCGCGCTGCTCGCGCTGCCGCACCGCAGGCGCCGTAACCCCTTCGACGCTCCCGGTCTGGACGAGGACAAGCTGGACGAGACGCTGGAGCAGAACTCCGGCGAGGGCGACGACGACCCCGATCCCGACGGCCCCGGCGGTGGCGGCGGGCAGCCCGCGCCCGACAGCGGCCCCCAGGGTGACGGCGGCAGCGCCGCGCAGCCCGAGGCCGGTGAGGGCGGGCAGCCGCAGGCGTCCGGCGCGGGCGAGCAGTCGGCCGCACGGGCCGCCGAGCCGTTCCGCACCAAGGTGCTGAGCGTGCCCGGCATCGGTGAGGGGGCCGCGGGCCGGCGTTCCCGCGCGCGCACCGAGCACGGGCGGACCACCGGGTCCCGCCGGCCCCGGGGGGCGCTGACCAAGCTGCACCTGGCCGCGACCGTGCAGGCCGCCGCCCCGCACCAGCGGGCGCGCGGCCGGTCCGGGCCGGGGCTGGTGATCCGCCGGGACGATCTGCGGCAGGCGACCCGGGAGGGCCGCGAGGGCAACCTCGTGCTGTTCGTGGTGGACGCCTCGGGGTCGATGGCGGCGCGGCAGCGGATGAGCGCCGTGAAGGGCGCCGTGCTGTCGCTGCTCCTGGACGCCTACCAGCGGCGGGACAAGGTGGGCCTGGTGACCTTCCGGGGCTCCGGCGCTGATGTCGCGCTGCCGCCCACGTCCTCCGTGGACGCCGCCGCCGTACGGCTGGAGTCACTGCCGACGGGTGGTCGTACGCCACTCGCGGCCGGGCTGCTCAAGGCGCACGAGGTGCTGCGCGTGGAGCGGCTGCGGGATCCGGCGCGGCGGGCGCTGGTCGTGGTGGTGACCGACGGACGGGCCACGGGCGGTCCGGAGCCGGTCGCGCTCGCCGGGCGGGCGGCTCGGCTGTTCGCGGCCGAGGGCGTCGCCTCGGTGGTCGTGGACTGCGAGTCGGGGCCGGTGCGGCTGGGGCTCGCCGGGCGGCTCGCGGGTGAGCTGGGCGGTACGGCGGTGACGCTGGACGAGCTGCGGGCCGACTCGATCGCCGGGCTGGTCAGGGATGTGCAGGGATCGAAGGGTACGTCGAGGAGGGTCGCGTAA